TTTCTGCTCGGTAGCAGATATGTTGACCAACCACAAGCCTAAATTTTTCAGGTCAAAATAACTCCTTAAAAGAGCAGATTTAATACTCAATATATCTATTTAACATTCGTAATGTTCTCTGCCATTCACCTTAATACAGCCATACCATTGCAAACACAGGAGTCAGTATGCGATTTCTGGAGCTTCACTGCTTCAGTCTTATACACCAACCAATTCTATTGAACACATTAGCTGTGTCTATGCAGAAGgtcaaaactggaaaaaaaatgttgcctGGCAaattgttatatatattatgttatatatatttgaatttgataaattgctttattgtttattctatattctcttttctctctctcctaacAGAATACAGGGTTGAACACTGAGAACTGCCGACTGAAAAAGAACATCTGTGCACTCTTACAAACAGCTAGACAGGAGGTGACACGAAAAGATGCTGAGATTCAAAGGCTGAACCAACTGTAAGTGTTGAAATGAACTTGTGACTCATTAGAACTCTATTATCTGTTTTACCATCATTAATAGGGCTGCAGATTAACGTGATGGATGAAAAACGAatgattatttttgattttctaATCGCTGTGTTGTTAAGACAAAAGACTGTCTCTACTATGTGGATACATgttagatgatgatgattttgaagtgttttcttgttctttttggagctgtgtgtaacaaaaagcaatttccccctgaggattattaaaggaattctgattctgattctgattattaaaACTTTGTTTACCCAGGTCAGTCAAAGATCGCCATCATCAGTCTCACATTAATAATCTATGGGAGAAAAACTCATCCAGTCGGACCTTCACAGGCAGCTGCAAGAGTAGGCCATCTCCTCTACCACCCTCCAGTCTTCCTccgccaccacctccaccaccctcCAGTCTGCCTCCgccgccacctccaccaccctCCAGTCTGCCTccaccgccacctccaccatgCAATCCTCCTCCGCCTCTGCCAACCTCACCCCCCAGGGAGAATCAACCTCCTCAACCCTCAAGGAAGGACATTGATAGTTCCACCCACCAGCCCACTGAGACAAGAGCATTAAAAGCTTCTCACAGTCATTCAAAAAGTTCCTCAAGACGAGATTGTGATGTACCTGAGAAACAGACTGAGCACTCTGTCAGCAAATCCAGCAGCTGCTCATCAAGCAGACATagtgagtcagacagacacaagtccaagcacagagagaagaaaagtcaAAAGCTATCTGAATCGACAGATAGGAGACATAGAAGTGGGTCAGATCCTAAAAAGGACTGTAATGCCCCCGAGAAAAACAAGTCTCACAaagcagacaaagacacaggaaGAAGATTTGACTCCAGGTCATGTCAAAGCAGGAACTACCTAAGTGTTGCAGGGCACCACAAATCAGAGAGGGCCAAAAGCCCCTCACCAGAGATTTTACGTAGTTCAGCTTCCACTAAAGAGAAGACAGGGAGAAGTCGAGAGCGGAAAGAAgataatgtcaaaatgtctacACTAGACTCTGAACATAGCGCAGCTCACAGCTCTAAAGAGGGCTACAGCAGAGATCATAGAAAAGTCAAGACTAGTGATGGACATATCAGAAGTTCAGATTCAAATGACCGGAAAAAGTCCTCCTCAAACCACCATGCTGAGCGTCACAGTGATTCCCCcaaagagagggaaggggaTAAACTATCAAAGGATTATCAAAGGAAAGGGGATAGAAGGCACGAAGATGGAATCAGCAGAAAGCACAAGAGAAGGGCTCCATGTGAGACGAGCAGGGAACAGAAATCAAAAGAATCGGACCAAGGTAAAGTGGATATCTGTAgtagggaaagaaaagaaaagacacaagagGCCTTAAAAAGATCATCCAAAGAACCATATATCACTGAGAAGAGTTCTGTGGAGGAAAATAGCCCAAACAGGAAACTGTGTTTCATGGAAACATTGAATTTAACCCTTTCACCAATTAAGAAGCCATTGTTGCCCGTCAGTGCCACATTGGGTGATCCCACATCAGTGGACAAGGTAGTGGAAAAAGGACACGATGATGAGAGTTCACAGCCTAATGTTGAAGATATGTGTGTGATTGATGAATTAGACAGCAGTGAATTAGAAGCAGAGTTAGAAGATAATGCAATTCAACCTCCAGATACCTCAAAAACTCCAGATTGTGAAAAGACCCATCAGAGGTGTGGTGATGTGAAAATAATTCAGGAGAAGGACAAAAACCTGAGTGAAGCTCCTGCATCTGACGAGCAACTTGACGACAATCCAGTCCAAACTACCTCAGCTCAACCCCCGGATACTTCAGAGAACCAGTTGACTGAGCACGTCGCCCTAAAATCCTCCGAAAGTTGTTGTCCAAAAGAACAAGATGGAGACATTTCCAAAAACCCAGAGAACAAAATCAAGCTGACATCAGACAGCCAGGCAGATGAATGTGGGCCTCTGGAGGGTTCAGATGGTGTCAGTAACACGTCTGGATGCAAGTCTTTACAAAAAGTAAACCCTGGAAATAATATGGATCAatctgtttctgtcactgaaCCAGCTGTGTTTGATTCAAGTGTAGAAATGAAGTGCGGAACTCTTGAAAGTTCAGTGCAGAAAAGCCTGACTGCGGATGGTGTAGCTTCGTCACCCTCAAGGGAAAATCCCATAGCTGAAGATGTTCATGACAGTGCCAATCCCGAAAGTCAGCAAATTTCACCTACTATTGTACCTCAGGCCTGTCAGCAAGGACCGAGTCCTCCTGCCTCCAGTTCCTTTCAAGAGAAAGATGTTAGTGTGATGCAAGATGGTCCTAAGGATGCAGAAGCTGTGTCCAGTACAATAAGCCTTGAATCACTTCCACAAGAAGGGCTGAGTCTTCCTGAGGCTATTTACGTTTTAACACAGGCAAATAAAGACGCCAACAACAGCAGTAGCATCACAACTGAGCCAAGTTCATCCACTGGCTGTATCGCAGTGTCCAAAGTCAGTAGCACGACAGAGGAGACGGCGCTGCCAGAAAAGTACAGTATCCTCCACGTCACACCAAAAAAGAGCTTCTGTCCCGGAAAGAGTCACGAGCCTTCCAGTTCTGTGCCATTACTACACGATGAGGACTCCATGATGCGCACACTGAGCAATCTGAAGAGAATCCCTGACGCCATAAGCCCCCTGAGGAGCCCGATACGGATAGCCAAGAGAACTCATCTCCAAGTTTATGGCAAGCCGGGTCATGTCAAGAGTCTTCAAAAAGGTAAAGTTGGCCTGAAAATAAAGTCGTGTCACATTAAATCTTTCATACACGTACATCCAGTCCTTTTTAGGCACGTTATCTTGTGATCACAACTATGTGACCTCTTGGTTCTTCTTCTTACGCTCACTGTTGTCAATCTCTCCCTTGAGCACCAGTCCTCCTCTAGTGGTTAATTACAGTATCATGgtataataaatacacaaaaataatgaattaagaAGGCATTTTTACTTGAGTGTAACACTATCAATTGAAACCATTAGACCAATGAGAATTTGTTCAGACAAGAGAATGTTAACTAACCAATCAACCAGCCAAGCAGAGGACATAAGTCTTACTTTTAGATTTCTTCTCTTGCTTTCTTTCCATGTTTCCCTCTGGTGGCCaggatgctgtttttttgtaaaagtcCAACAAAAGGGTGTCAGATGAAACCAACTTGAATAGACCAGGAAGGATAGACGCTGATCATAATAAGCTCAATAAACTTGAGACATTTAACTTGTGATCACTTGTATATCACAATGCCTCAAACCAAAGAGGTAGAAATGCAAAAAACATCAGGCACTGTCATCATAGCTTTGGCTTCTCAAATTGCAGTGACAGTTGAGTACTGCATCTCATAAATACATGATACATTTACAATATGGGACCGTGTGATAATGATGCTTTTTGATCATAATTATGAGATGCATAAATgtcttttcttgctcttttctGTTCAGATTTCTCCACCACAGCTGTTGATGTCAACTCGAAGACGTTGGatgtaaacaaagaaaacaaatatccGGGCTCTCCTGCAAACCACGACACGCAAAACTTGGTGGACAGTGTAACCGACGTGCCTTCTAGTCTGTCAGACACTGAACTGGAAGAAGGGGAAATTCTAAGCGAAAGTGATGAGGCTGCTGCAGGTTCTCCTGCCCCTGCAGCCAAGAGGGCACGACCAATCAGAAATAAATCAAGTCCTAAGTATGTTTTGAAGAGGACATCTGAAGAAAGGGGAATTGCATCAAAAGAAACAGTGGGTGTGTCGACACGAAGTCCAAAGACTCGTTTTAAAACCGTTTGTCCGGCGGCAACCAAAGCTTCTTTTTCCACCATAGAGGAAGTAATGGAGACATTCAAGCTGGTTCGTGCTGAGATCCGTAAAAAGTACATGAAGCTTCATAAAACCTTTCCAAGGAAGAGCTTCTATGGTATGATGGACAATTTCCAGGAGTCTTTTATAGAATTTGTAGACGGTGCTCATTTTGGTCAAATATGCAGTCAGGAAGGGGAGCTGAAATCCAGGCTGAAGAAATTAATTGTGCCTGTATTTAGCAAAGTAGCAAATAATGGTATTGTGAAACGCATCTTTGAGCAGCAAGCAGTCGATCTTAAGCAAAAGTTGTGGGACTTTGTAGATGTCCAAGTTGACTACATGTTCAAGGACATATACTCGACGCTGAAGAACGTTTGCAAACCAACAAGAACGCATGCCGAGGACAACAGGCCCAGTGGAAATGAGACCGCATCTAGGCAGcctgctgcaaagaagccacaGCCTCAACAAAAGGAAGCACGATCAGCTCCGACCAGCCTGAATCGAATCAAGCCTTGTGCTGTTGCACCTTACAAAACGGGCCTTGGAAGCAGAGGCAAAGATATCAGAATCACACATTTGGAAAACGACAGGAATGTTGACCTGCATCCAACAAACTGCCGAAATACACAAACTGTGGCCAACTTCCTTCCTCcaaaaaatgttcctttaacgCCAGACAAGAGTAACATATCCTCGTTAGTAGTCTCTCAAAGTGGGTCTGTGCTTGATAAAACGGACTTTGAGCTACTCACAGAACAGCAAGCCTCCAGCTTAACATTCAACTTGGTGAGAGACTCTCAAATGGGAgaaattttcaaatgtcttCTGCAAGGATCGGACTTACTAGAAACCAGTGGCATCACTGGAGACAACGCAGGTTGGACCTTCGGTACACcaaggaaggatggagagagactCCTTAGCATCAATACTCCAGCCAAATGTGACTCTCCATCTAAACTGCTTTCCCCAACAAAATTTGATACTCCCTCCAAACTTATTGCGACATGGTCTACCATTTCACCTCGCAAGATATCATCTCCACGGTGCAAAGAGCAGATCCTACTGAATCCGGCTTTATTTGATGAAAGCTGTTTGTTAGAAGTCCCATCAGAGAACAGAGTGATGCTGCAGTCACGGTCATATTCCATTTTAGCTGAAGATCTGGCAGTCTCTCTCACCGTCCCATCGCCCCTCAAGTCAGACAGCCACCTCAGCTTCCTGCAGCCATCAAGCTCGAGCATGCACATCATGTCGACTCCGGAAAGCGTGGTCAGTGCTCACATAAGTGAGGACGCTTTGCTGGACGGAGAAGATGCCACAGAACAGGACATTCACCTGGCCCTCGACACCGACATCTCCAGCTGTGgctcaagcagcagcagcgtggcTTCTGAACTTGCCACCCCTTTTGTGTTTAAGCCTGACCTGCCCATGCAGGCACTGGTGATGGAGAAGTCCAACGATCATTTCATCGTGAAGATTCGCCAGGCAGCCGCGGCTGCGGACACCACGCTCACTGCTAATGATAGCTTAAGTCGGACACTAATTGAAGAAGATGTGGCATGTCAAGAAAGTCAAGTAAAAGCTGTTTTGTCGGACATATCTCAGGACGGCACTTTGGGTATCTGTCAGGCTGCCGGTGGTGTAGATATTTTCCTCACTCCAGATGAGACATTAACACTAACTAAAGATCCATCCCACAAAAAGGAAGATGAGTTAACTCAACCAAATACCTCaaaggtttgtttttctaaGGATTCACAGGAAAATCTGCCTAAAACTATTCCTTCAGACAATAATTTGCAGAACGAAGCTCGAAGCACTGATCAATGCTTGGGACAGATCAGCCAGGAAACCAGCAGAAAATGTATCACAGTCATTGCTAATGAGAGTGCAAGTCAAACAcgccacagacaggaagacatgACAACTCAACCAAGTCCCCCAAAAGAGCCACATCACGCTGCTGAAAGCCCCGAAACTTATCAAAGGAGCCAAGTGTCGGGGTCACAGGTTTCACACTCGGAGAGAGATGAAATGGAGTTGTCAGAGTCGGATAGAAGTCTCACCATTGCAGAGGATGTAAGCAGTACACCAGAGAAAGACCGAAGGGATTGTAGCAAAAGTAGAAAACGGAAGAAGCAAAAagttaaatcaaacaaaaacaagcggcccagaaaggaggaagagcagagcaCAGAAGAGACGGTGTCTAACTGCAAGAAAGACTTTAGTGAATCCAGATCCCCTCCGGAAAATCTGTCCCCCTCCAGCCTTTCTGCCAAGAATGTCGTCAGGAAGAAGGGCGAGGTGGTGATGTCATGGAGCAGGTCAGTGGTTGATTCTGTACTGTATCACTTCCTCCCCCCGGGAATTTGTGAAGAAGAGATTAAATGTTAAGCATCCTCGTTATTTACATTGGCTTTCCATTTTCCTCGCAATATTTCTAATTATTAATATAAGATGGTCAAAGAAAAAGTATTTGCACATGATACTGAGGACAAGCCTTTTCTGCATATATAGTGATGGAATGGTACATTTATTGAAGTACTGTATTCTAAGGTACTGATTTTACTTCATCTgtctacatttcagaggaaaatatgttttccttCATGTCCTTTCTCAGTGCTAAACACATGCTAAGACAGAGCCTCATTCTGCATAACAACACTGACTTTTCCTACTCAGTGATACCGAAGCTTTACTgataatactactgatacttttgCACTTgcagttgttttctttctccttttctctcttgatGATGTTGAGGCCTTaggaactttatttttttatttgttattttttttctcaaactttTGGAGAGAACCAGGCAAGCCtatttcccccccccccgcgtTCAGTCTTGGCTAATGCCTCCTGGTTCCCCATCTCCCAGCTACTTGTAAACCCAGACTACAGCCAGTAGCTACAGTTGACCTTTTATAGCTTCTATAACTTCTCAACATAGTTTTCAGGGTGACTTCCTACAGTTTATTACAAACTAACACTGTGGTTGGAAATTTTGCAGAAATGTCACTGtttattcaaaacaaatttccatTTTCACTGATTATCTTGCATTTGTGTTGGAGTCCCTGGAAGAAGTGTATGTGGTCACAGGGAAAGACGTAGTGATGGTAGTAGCAGCGCATATTTTAAACCCCGCTCTTAACGtgtcctctgcttcctccagAGATGAAGACCGAGCTATTCTGATAGACCTTAAGACAAAAGGTGCCTCACGTGACACTTTCTCTGCCTTGTCAGAGAAACTTAATAAACCATCAGGGCAGGTGAGTTGATCTCTTCTCTTTGTTGTTGTATGTCGTCCTGTGATGGAGCATACAAATAAccactttgtgttgtttttcttcctcagaTTGCTGAAAGATTTTACCAGCTAATGAAGCTTTTTAAGAAGCAGGAGAAGATGGACCCTTGATCGactgtgtgtgctttgcttTATGCAAACAGTTCTTGTATTAGAACATCTCCACATGCACTGTGGCACCAACACGCACAAAGGCTGCTGTTCATGTGACATGGTGCAGGAGCATGTGAGTGTAGCGTGGCTGAGTCACAGGATCGATTCCCACCCAGGCTACTCTGTCCAGCAAGACTCGGTGCCCTGCCATCAACAACTGAGTAGACATACGGACAGcttcagtcaatctttatttttcaaaggAAAGTCACAAATCCAGTCACTTCCTCTGAAGGTATTTTGTTCAGGATATTGagctgtacctgtacctgtaccaagaaagagaaataaaaattcaaCTAAACAACTCTTCCTCAGCACAACTAACAACATTGATTGATGTGAAAACGTTAACATCAATGTTACTATTTTTCATGCACTTTTTGGTTTGTAGAGCTGGATGCTTTTTGACTTCTAGTCCTCACAGAACCATATAACTGTCCAGTCCAGTGTTCATACATGCTTTCCTTCCTTCCAAAATCTTTTTCTCTTATATCTCGTCCtaagcttttgtttttccctaAGACAGTTGAGGAAAACCTGCCTTTGGACCAGTATAACTCCAGGTTCCAGTGCAAGTATACTCAAATTCTCCTAAATGAAGGTACATTTTTAGTTCCTGAAGTGGATGCTCACTGAAAACGACTTGAAGCGACACCCATCAGTAGACCTTGGGCTACAGGACTGATAGGTTGGCtctttttatgatattttttgtATATCGATATTTTAGATCTTACTTCTATGGATGTAATTGTGTAAGGGGTGGacaggtgtgtgcgtgtgtgtgtgtgtgtgtgcaggttgttAAAATGTCCTATTCATGTGTAGGACATCTCTGTTAATACAAATGTGACCTTTTATGTTTGGGCCTGAATggctttttatttgattcatcCTATTGCTTATAAATAGCATGGAATGCAATACTGTATGTAACTgactaaaaataaagttttatttatttatgctggTGTCTGTTTAGTCTTTATATCATATTGaaaacctggaagtgacaaagtGGGAGAAAGAATATGTATGTCAGTTGATGCCAATGGAAGATCATCAGTGAGGTAGCGCCCATGTAGTGTATCGCCATGACACCAATTTTCATAAAGTGGGTCACTAAGTATGGAAATCCAGGCTAGTGCCTCGGGGTGTTATTTGTAACTCTGGCAGACTAGCCATTGACGTGAAGCAAACAGATGATGGTAGAATGTTCTGTGCcagattttaaataaattccTCATATTTCACTGTCAAACCAAACATACTGTCTAATACTGTAAGAGTTACTGATTAGTAACATTCTAAAACTCACTCACTCTACATTGTAAGTGGTGCAGCCGAGGTGAGGAGAGCGGGTCGCCCCAGTCGAGAACCTCGGAATTTGCATCAGCTTCTTCAGACCGTGTGAAGCAGCCAtgatgagagtcagcacctccGAGTCAGAGGCCGTGGTTCTCTGCCAGAAAACAGTGGATTGCTCAACCTAGATCACTCTGGGTTGGGAGTGAGTGAGTCTTGTCAACAAGTGAGGGTAAAAATGGAGTGGGGGATGGACAGACGGACTGGTGCGCAGTAAGAAGGCGCTGACCAAAAGAGCAGTATCGCAGGTACAAGCGGCCACAATGAGTTTTCTCTACAGCGGGGCTGGGCATAACCATAGAGACAGAGTTATTAGCACTCTCCTCATCTGGTTTAGAGGACAGCttgggatcccccaggaggacTGTTCAGTAGAGGGatgtctggagtgccctgcttagCCTGATGCCACTGCATAAGCGAAGGAAATACATGGATGCATGGATCTACTCTTtgcaaatgttaaatgttacatACTTTTACATAATTGAAATGAATGTGAGAAGTTTAGAAGGGAGATCGCTTTTGGTGGAAGGCCCTGCTAGATAAATGTAGAGGAGTAATAATGTATTACACAGTATTATGCTCTCTTAAATGTGGTGAGGTGGAAATATTAGAAAAGAATGGGTATCACTGTGCTGTTGTTACAGCCTCCCATTCAGACATAATAGCATCAGTGAGGTCCAGCACAGTTGGCTGATCAGGTCTGGCTCACAGCCGGCATTCCAGGGGCAGGAGTGGGACAAACACAAAAGgccaaaag
Above is a genomic segment from Pempheris klunzingeri isolate RE-2024b chromosome 18, fPemKlu1.hap1, whole genome shotgun sequence containing:
- the casp8ap2 gene encoding CASP8-associated protein 2, whose protein sequence is MDTSDASGLLVPDVNEDSVDIYDGLDISINSTAEKYSSVAQLKESLDLYEEIVTEEQQSRESTYSELKSRFQAAQNQIKELHRRLEQVEIQNTGLNTENCRLKKNICALLQTARQEVTRKDAEIQRLNQLSVKDRHHQSHINNLWEKNSSSRTFTGSCKSRPSPLPPSSLPPPPPPPPSSLPPPPPPPPSSLPPPPPPPCNPPPPLPTSPPRENQPPQPSRKDIDSSTHQPTETRALKASHSHSKSSSRRDCDVPEKQTEHSVSKSSSCSSSRHSESDRHKSKHREKKSQKLSESTDRRHRSGSDPKKDCNAPEKNKSHKADKDTGRRFDSRSCQSRNYLSVAGHHKSERAKSPSPEILRSSASTKEKTGRSRERKEDNVKMSTLDSEHSAAHSSKEGYSRDHRKVKTSDGHIRSSDSNDRKKSSSNHHAERHSDSPKEREGDKLSKDYQRKGDRRHEDGISRKHKRRAPCETSREQKSKESDQGKVDICSRERKEKTQEALKRSSKEPYITEKSSVEENSPNRKLCFMETLNLTLSPIKKPLLPVSATLGDPTSVDKVVEKGHDDESSQPNVEDMCVIDELDSSELEAELEDNAIQPPDTSKTPDCEKTHQRCGDVKIIQEKDKNLSEAPASDEQLDDNPVQTTSAQPPDTSENQLTEHVALKSSESCCPKEQDGDISKNPENKIKLTSDSQADECGPLEGSDGVSNTSGCKSLQKVNPGNNMDQSVSVTEPAVFDSSVEMKCGTLESSVQKSLTADGVASSPSRENPIAEDVHDSANPESQQISPTIVPQACQQGPSPPASSSFQEKDVSVMQDGPKDAEAVSSTISLESLPQEGLSLPEAIYVLTQANKDANNSSSITTEPSSSTGCIAVSKVSSTTEETALPEKYSILHVTPKKSFCPGKSHEPSSSVPLLHDEDSMMRTLSNLKRIPDAISPLRSPIRIAKRTHLQVYGKPGHVKSLQKDFSTTAVDVNSKTLDVNKENKYPGSPANHDTQNLVDSVTDVPSSLSDTELEEGEILSESDEAAAGSPAPAAKRARPIRNKSSPKYVLKRTSEERGIASKETVGVSTRSPKTRFKTVCPAATKASFSTIEEVMETFKLVRAEIRKKYMKLHKTFPRKSFYGMMDNFQESFIEFVDGAHFGQICSQEGELKSRLKKLIVPVFSKVANNGIVKRIFEQQAVDLKQKLWDFVDVQVDYMFKDIYSTLKNVCKPTRTHAEDNRPSGNETASRQPAAKKPQPQQKEARSAPTSLNRIKPCAVAPYKTGLGSRGKDIRITHLENDRNVDLHPTNCRNTQTVANFLPPKNVPLTPDKSNISSLVVSQSGSVLDKTDFELLTEQQASSLTFNLVRDSQMGEIFKCLLQGSDLLETSGITGDNAGWTFGTPRKDGERLLSINTPAKCDSPSKLLSPTKFDTPSKLIATWSTISPRKISSPRCKEQILLNPALFDESCLLEVPSENRVMLQSRSYSILAEDLAVSLTVPSPLKSDSHLSFLQPSSSSMHIMSTPESVVSAHISEDALLDGEDATEQDIHLALDTDISSCGSSSSSVASELATPFVFKPDLPMQALVMEKSNDHFIVKIRQAAAAADTTLTANDSLSRTLIEEDVACQESQVKAVLSDISQDGTLGICQAAGGVDIFLTPDETLTLTKDPSHKKEDELTQPNTSKVCFSKDSQENLPKTIPSDNNLQNEARSTDQCLGQISQETSRKCITVIANESASQTRHRQEDMTTQPSPPKEPHHAAESPETYQRSQVSGSQVSHSERDEMELSESDRSLTIAEDVSSTPEKDRRDCSKSRKRKKQKVKSNKNKRPRKEEEQSTEETVSNCKKDFSESRSPPENLSPSSLSAKNVVRKKGEVVMSWSRDEDRAILIDLKTKGASRDTFSALSEKLNKPSGQIAERFYQLMKLFKKQEKMDP